cagctgtcccTGATTGCAGTATAACGGAAACATTTTGGGTTCATTCTGGGTTGCATTACCTTaaaatgcactgatcaataacaatgataaatgctgacctgtaattaattatatttttagtaaaacaagcatgttttttttccaatcaagtaattaattaatgcatatatttataaaacagttATATTCTATTTACTGACAGCAACATggataaatgagtaaaaaaaaatataaaaaataaccatgaacataaacaaagacacatggaacaaagcattattcagacatattggtattttagtttTTCTCTAGACGCTCTTGCTgtctctttggtctctgaggatgaagatacagcagcaacatctggtccagatgagaccaagggcaggtggagtgatggagggtctcatcgatggcacttgaccatttccaggatgctgctgtggatttctcttttctcactgcacaaaccagtcTGCATACATTTCTGATCATAccaagatgcacaaatacaatacaaatgctatcattttaacagcacaatgtcattagatctctgtattagaagtaacaaaattacccaactttatattaagttacagattttacttttttccccacaaatgctgctgtcacctttcctttcaggtcctgctccaccacacactatttatgaggtagctgttgtgttaattggatttttatccaatacaaatgctcctgaatttatcaacagtactaatagacaaatggaatagataactcatgtttaattactatatgtacatgtgtttatttacattacattaatctaaagcagtgttgacaacagagaattctacataaactcacataacgtccatcactcattcAGATGACAGTTTGGTGTTGTCATGTGCTTATTTAATTCTCTTacaacatgttcctgtcagttgttaaatagacatttagtaatcatctttaagatgtctaTGGTTGCTATatgtaataaaacgtgttttacagcgaaatcacaaatatactttaacgttactGTCTAATGTCTTGACACCTTATGCTGATCAGCAGTTTACAATACAgttcaacaaatacgattttaagacagggaaccgtggtttggtttgtaatacatttgtaaacaccgtcgttgcggttcccaatcacgttcAATGATGTGCATCAGATGAAGACTTCAGAATCTGGgatgaagcagtaggacatccggggatttctcgcctactcttctATGAACACTGAGGTTTcaaacgtacttctttcttcacgtactcttttttcctactatatagtaggtaagtaggcatattcgaacgcactttaagtatacgttcgtccgaatcttgcgagaattagtgcactcgcctactaattctcgcctactcttttatgaatacggaacattcaaacatactttttgctcgcctactgctttttgcctactatatagtatggaagtatgcggtttcgaacgcagcgacTGTCTCGTTCTGGGCTGGAATACCTGTTCACAGGTGCCAGAAGTTTCTGTGCAACAGCTGTGAAGCAGTTCTGGTTATACAACTAAATATAAGTTCAGTGATTCACAAGAAATCTAAATCTACAACATGTTTTCAGTTTATacagtaaatgtttgactttgtaaaataaaatgcagACACTGCTATTTTGAAcagcttaatatttatttttcttcattttcagtAAAGTGATAAcaaatttgatcattttttctTCATGTTTTGATTTAGAATAGAATTGGCAGTGttctaaaataaaagttataaTGATTTTGAAATTTACTCACTTTTTTAGTCACattgctattattttgatcaactGTATATGGTGGTGTTGTATGCAATAATTCATATGTAGGAATGTATGCCCCTCCGCTTTCCAAACTCCATGAtccaccatggcttcctgaactgtcTGATCCACCATTGCTTCCTGAGCTCCATGATCTGCCATGGCTTTCTGAGCTTCCTGATCAacaatggctccctgaactgtctGTACAGCTATTTTTGAATAGTTTTACTCACTGTGTGAGCAGTGTATTGTTAAAAATGACCGAATTGTGTAATTAAGCAACAGAAAAAATgctgtattattataattagtaatattttgattcagagaGATCAACACATGGAATTGAGTGACATAATTTACATAGTCACAATTTGAAGATTTGGTCTGGTATGGCCTCAGAagtacacaaacaaaacaaaaaagccttGTGGTGAAACAAAAagatatgaaggatgcatgaAGGTGACCAGATGTAATCCACATTCAGTTCCGGTGTGAACACTGACTAGATTTCACACACCTTTTTTCTCAGTACACTCTTGaacaatgttttagtaattttgatatTAATTTTGATTACTTTTGGTACTTTAGTACTACAATTGAATGTATTTCAAAGGCATGTGTAGATTATTGTAGAAATTGCTAattttctaaacctcttcttgcattgaagaaaacgtcagtttctttccagaatgagtttgcaCATGATTTATCAGGCTGCTTTGacgtgtgaaactcttctcacactgaacacacttgtacggtttctctccagtgtgaacagtcatgtgaaccttaaggtttactttatgtgtaaaactctttccacactgttcacaggtgtaaggtttctctccagtgtgaatgctcaagtgaatcTTAAGACTTACTTTAtacttgaaactctttccacactgagggcaggtaaaaggcttttctccagtgtgaattttcatgtgagtcttaagaactccatttcgtgagaaactcttcccacacagtttgcaggagtaaggtttctctccagtgtgaattctcatgtggcaaTATAGATTACATTtcagagtaaaactctttccacattgatcacacTGGAATGGATTCTCTTCAGAGTGACttctcatgtgagtcttaagttttctattacatgtgaaactcttctcacacagattgcagatgaaaggcttttctccagtgtgaactctcatatggACAGTAAGGCaatgtttctgtgtaaaactcttcccacaaaatttgcagatgaaaggtttctctccagtgtgaactctcatgtggacagtaaagttatttttctttgtaaaactcttcccacactgttggcagctgtaaggtctctctccagtgagaattctcatgttagaattaaggtTTGTAGTGTGtggtttcttatttatttctggtgaggaagtctttttattctgtgagcaactaattgatttttcttcagttttgaaatcatgttcctcattttgatctttctcttctgtttctttgagttcttgactctcctctttcagtgccatcaggtctgaggtcaaataagaaaaatgaaaattaacagcagtttaatggcagaaagcaacagacatcaaaacacttagactagtgctgccaattaattaaaaaaactaactatttgacaataaactatttcacattaaatggaatgtaaaacaacataaagattgtacatttaaaatctgtggcttattggcatcttttCACCAAGTAGCCAATGGTAAATGAAGACCAGACTCATTGAGACAAATACTGCTGATGATCTGACTCTATTAAACACATTTCTTTCTAATTTTAGCCATTAATTGTAGCCATAATTAAAACCAATAATTTGTAacatatatattgttgtgcttttatcacaactaccatataattataaataaaaacactagctcctttaaaaaagaaaacacaaaatctgccatgtttatcttcacgttagagaatttaaaagcagcattcaattgagaaatattttctaattacaCCCAGAGAAGTTACGATGAGTGATTTTGGtttgtattttattgtttggctccAGAGTTGGAGAGTTATAAAGTACATGTAACATCATTTCATATTCAAAATACAAGATGAATAACTATTACGGAAAATGTAACCCGTTTCAGATGCAGTAAAGTTATTTGATGCATTCATGACgactagactggactattgtaacgcACTACTATGTGactgtcctgcatcttcaataacaagctacaagctggtgtttctgaaatatgactatttactgCTTATTATAATGAACATTCACGTTTTAATATTGCACTTTTGA
Above is a genomic segment from Garra rufa chromosome 2, GarRuf1.0, whole genome shotgun sequence containing:
- the LOC141326005 gene encoding uncharacterized protein → MRVHTGEKPFICKFCGKSFTQKHCLTVHMRVHTGEKPFICNLCEKSFTCNRKLKTHMRSHSEENPFQCDQCGKSFTLKCNLYCHMRIHTGEKPYSCKLCGKSFSRNGVLKTHMKIHTGEKPFTCPQCGKSFKYKVSLKIHLSIHTGEKPYTCEQCGKSFTHKVNLKVHMTVHTGEKPYKCVQCEKSFTRQSSLINHVQTHSGKKLTFSSMQEEV